One Rubritalea squalenifaciens DSM 18772 genomic region harbors:
- a CDS encoding PEP-CTERM sorting domain-containing protein: MMQNKTTKGVSALFAVAMMGVTHGAVINLSDSLDNIGAYNVSQDLGVTITGDSAVYVVATMTFDAPLTSSDSFNIIEFGSTAGDTGHAGAGQGFGNTEFVISGAGKTLSGVTITPGVAHLVVLKVDQTTDLATLWIDPNLSLAEVGALQDATRTTGGYSDDISFVKARGGNSNNNTVDYTGISVYYGGDTPFAAIPEPSSSLMLGLCGIGLVLKRRR, translated from the coding sequence ATGATGCAGAACAAAACCACCAAAGGTGTGTCAGCTCTCTTCGCCGTAGCTATGATGGGAGTGACACATGGAGCAGTAATCAATTTATCTGACTCGCTCGATAATATTGGGGCGTACAACGTAAGCCAAGATCTCGGAGTGACTATTACTGGAGACTCTGCCGTTTATGTGGTGGCTACGATGACCTTTGACGCCCCACTGACGAGCTCCGATTCATTTAATATCATCGAATTTGGCTCAACTGCGGGAGACACTGGGCATGCTGGAGCTGGACAAGGATTTGGGAATACCGAGTTTGTGATTTCAGGAGCAGGAAAGACACTGTCAGGTGTAACCATCACACCGGGTGTTGCTCACTTGGTTGTGCTAAAGGTTGACCAAACAACGGACCTGGCGACCTTATGGATTGATCCAAATCTCTCACTTGCTGAGGTGGGCGCTCTGCAAGATGCTACACGAACTACAGGGGGCTACTCCGATGATATTTCATTCGTGAAAGCTCGTGGAGGTAACTCAAATAATAACACGGTCGATTACACAGGCATCTCCGTATACTATGGGGGAGATACTCCTTTTGCTGCTATTCCAGAGCCTTCAAGTAGCTTGATGCTGGGCCTGTGTGGAATAGGTCTTGTCTTAAAGCGTCGTAGGTAA
- a CDS encoding c-type cytochrome, producing MKNSIYPIALSLFLGGQAIAQVAADDASGLKLTMQQGAASDVRVSRQAALTVQKGESVSALLPAGQYEAVWEGHLKIDKRSRVYFSFEGNGSAELFVDGESVLKEEGKLGNEETKRLRLSSGEVPVKIVYKSGAEGAGSFRLMWRGRDFAKEPVPHALLGYKADEKVAQSQLIRMGRGLFAEMKCAACHEGGKGMPEASEMGPSLAGVGSRLDEHWLAEWVMDPSALRHHARMPKLVENKEDAALVAAYLGTLKTDSQAKLPKGDAATGGKVFHQLGCISCHQTEQGQDLAKWGDGKPIELFNAGRKYQPGALAAFLKEPGKHHASTRMPDFNLSDKEASDLAAFVRGLDKAENKPTGSADVAKGKELVKAAHCASCHDGLPEDAVSKTGFTALAELAKNGVKGCLSGEGKGPKYKLTDTEKKALAAFMNSEQAVRSLINNNRAEYASRQFENLNCAACHTKDGESARLGHVHPLSAAYAAGEHKQGGHGTTPPDLTFVGEKLRADWMEKLFKGELEYRTRPWLKQRMPEYHSRAKGLAEGLAAQYGVTPETVEVSAKDEPGKTLFGMQGGFGCAACHGAAEAKPVAVFEAPGVNLLYAGQRLRTDYYHRWMKDPRRIDPLTIMPKYFVEDNTTTLAQPLDGDGQKQMEAILQWMKSLDQ from the coding sequence ATGAAGAATTCTATTTACCCTATCGCGCTTTCCTTGTTTTTAGGAGGCCAGGCAATCGCTCAGGTTGCTGCTGATGATGCATCCGGGCTCAAGCTAACCATGCAGCAAGGAGCAGCCAGTGATGTGCGCGTGAGCCGTCAAGCCGCGCTTACTGTCCAGAAAGGGGAGTCAGTAAGTGCTCTGCTCCCTGCTGGCCAGTACGAGGCCGTGTGGGAGGGCCATTTGAAAATCGACAAACGCAGCCGGGTTTATTTCTCGTTTGAAGGTAATGGTTCAGCCGAGCTCTTCGTGGACGGAGAGAGTGTGCTGAAGGAAGAGGGGAAGTTAGGCAATGAGGAGACCAAGCGCTTGCGTCTGAGCAGTGGAGAGGTGCCCGTTAAGATTGTCTACAAGAGTGGTGCCGAGGGAGCTGGTAGCTTCCGCCTGATGTGGAGGGGGAGAGATTTTGCCAAGGAGCCTGTGCCACACGCGCTGTTAGGCTACAAAGCGGATGAGAAGGTGGCGCAGTCGCAGCTCATTCGCATGGGACGCGGCTTGTTCGCCGAAATGAAGTGTGCGGCCTGTCATGAGGGAGGTAAGGGAATGCCTGAAGCCTCCGAGATGGGGCCTTCGCTTGCGGGTGTTGGCAGTAGACTGGATGAACATTGGTTGGCCGAGTGGGTAATGGATCCGAGTGCTCTGCGCCATCACGCTCGTATGCCCAAGCTTGTGGAGAATAAGGAAGATGCTGCTCTTGTGGCAGCCTATCTGGGTACCTTGAAGACTGATAGTCAGGCCAAGCTGCCGAAAGGTGATGCTGCTACTGGAGGTAAGGTGTTTCATCAGCTGGGCTGTATCTCCTGCCACCAGACAGAGCAGGGGCAGGACCTAGCGAAGTGGGGTGATGGCAAGCCGATTGAGCTTTTTAACGCCGGAAGAAAATATCAACCGGGTGCCTTGGCTGCTTTCCTGAAAGAGCCGGGCAAGCATCATGCCTCGACACGTATGCCCGACTTTAACCTCAGCGACAAGGAGGCCTCAGATCTGGCTGCCTTTGTTAGGGGGCTGGATAAGGCTGAGAACAAACCAACTGGATCAGCAGATGTCGCCAAGGGTAAGGAGCTGGTCAAAGCTGCGCATTGTGCAAGCTGCCATGACGGGCTTCCTGAGGATGCTGTCTCAAAGACAGGTTTCACGGCGCTCGCTGAGTTGGCCAAGAATGGAGTCAAAGGCTGCCTCAGTGGAGAAGGCAAAGGACCGAAGTATAAGCTGACAGATACAGAAAAGAAGGCCTTGGCTGCTTTCATGAATAGCGAGCAGGCGGTCCGCTCACTGATCAACAACAACCGGGCTGAATACGCTTCCAGGCAATTTGAGAACCTCAACTGCGCTGCCTGCCACACCAAGGATGGTGAGTCTGCTAGACTAGGACATGTGCACCCTCTCTCGGCAGCCTATGCAGCTGGAGAGCATAAGCAGGGTGGCCACGGGACAACACCGCCAGATCTCACCTTCGTTGGTGAGAAGCTGCGGGCGGATTGGATGGAAAAACTATTCAAGGGAGAGTTGGAGTACCGTACCCGTCCTTGGCTTAAACAGCGTATGCCGGAGTATCATAGCCGGGCCAAAGGCCTGGCAGAAGGCTTGGCTGCGCAGTATGGAGTGACGCCAGAGACAGTAGAGGTGTCTGCGAAGGATGAGCCGGGTAAGACGCTTTTCGGGATGCAGGGTGGTTTTGGTTGTGCCGCCTGTCACGGTGCAGCGGAGGCGAAACCTGTGGCGGTTTTTGAAGCGCCGGGAGTAAATCTTCTCTATGCTGGTCAGCGTCTTAGAACTGACTATTATCATCGCTGGATGAAAGATCCGCGTCGTATCGATCCGCTGACGATCATGCCAAAATATTTTGTGGAGGATAATACCACCACCCTTGCCCAGCCGCTGGACGGTGACGGGCAGAAGCAAATGGAGGCCATCCTGCAATGGATGAAGTCTCTCGATCAATAA
- a CDS encoding 3-keto-disaccharide hydrolase, protein MNNMTQTMMLAMTGLTLSTTSMLLAKQPVPLTEEEQVQGWKLLFNGENLQGVKSWKTKGDLKEGAWKAVNGELQLVKPAGEDIYFAPAYENYELELEWKSEGNSGILLRVNPGSKGAIWQGALEMQVMNDTADDTGKHSAAALYDMIAPPKGKKVMNKDGWNKVKIVCENGTFTHWFNGQKLYTYTVGDETWNDTLLANSKFKNNKAFGTFKKGVIGLQDHGDKVAYRNIKIRPITAKASFSKEEKFRNDIYKSNGPVVATVLSAKNGAYDVNRGYVVALDSGDTGVVFNADTMQLSGAWLNGGGVAFKGLPFQSGHGATPVWDETQALFSSKNAPGWLSPDGKWDDPRAGGGTPPLGTLPKDWAKFKGYYVCGKDVVFSYSVDEADVLDHAAKLDVGSAVALVRELKFSGLKKAKTLVLADATDVSLGEGGKTAKVGDVFFTVSGSATLENKGGKLLLSVPADNAEKLVQVVVNKGEAAPEGLAKVLAGLKPLDSMLKGGPQRYKTDQPIITKGQISDKKDSYVVDRLTLPNKNPFGKKLRVGGFDFFSDGKSLAFCTWDGDLWKATGIDQDLGELKYQLIATGLHESLGLTIVNDEIYTLGNDQITKHVDLNGDGETDFFQCFNNDWPINKGFHIFSFDLKNDKDGNFWFVQGSPVRSGGRGFERIAAMNGSILKISKDGSKLEQFASGLRAPNGMGVGPNGEITAGDNEGTFVPRCPIHWITPGYFGGVVNTYNKKEELKTVVWEDKSHKHDPSEMPKPLAWLPRDVDNSNGCQIWVPNDKWGMPKGQMLHCSYGTSSIYTVYHETVDGQIQGGVVKIPVRLTSSAMRARFNPADGQLYVGGLRGWQTNAAELGGIDRIRYTGKKFNTLTSVEAKEGGLKLNFNFKLDDELAADPESYAIKAANIIWGREYGTKEYKIDGSGEGWSKMEVTDAKLSDDGMSVFIKVKDLKPVHELKLDIDVETEEGDEVFFPTWMTIHKLGK, encoded by the coding sequence ATGAACAATATGACTCAGACGATGATGTTAGCCATGACCGGGCTAACACTCAGCACAACATCCATGCTGCTAGCGAAACAGCCGGTTCCCCTAACTGAAGAGGAGCAGGTGCAGGGATGGAAGTTACTCTTTAATGGCGAAAACTTACAGGGAGTCAAAAGTTGGAAAACAAAGGGGGATCTCAAAGAGGGGGCATGGAAGGCCGTCAATGGTGAACTTCAACTGGTGAAGCCGGCTGGTGAGGATATTTACTTTGCTCCCGCCTATGAAAATTACGAGCTTGAGCTTGAATGGAAGTCTGAGGGGAATAGTGGGATTCTGCTCCGAGTGAACCCGGGTTCCAAGGGGGCAATCTGGCAAGGAGCTCTGGAGATGCAGGTGATGAATGATACGGCCGATGATACGGGCAAGCATTCGGCCGCGGCTCTGTATGATATGATCGCTCCTCCCAAAGGAAAGAAGGTCATGAACAAGGACGGATGGAATAAAGTGAAGATCGTCTGCGAGAACGGCACCTTCACCCACTGGTTCAACGGCCAGAAGCTCTATACCTACACGGTGGGTGACGAAACCTGGAACGACACCCTGCTCGCTAACAGCAAGTTTAAGAATAACAAGGCATTCGGTACCTTCAAAAAAGGTGTCATTGGTCTACAGGATCACGGTGACAAGGTCGCCTACCGTAATATCAAGATCCGCCCGATCACAGCCAAAGCTTCCTTTAGCAAAGAGGAGAAGTTCAGGAATGACATCTACAAGAGCAATGGCCCGGTAGTGGCGACTGTGCTCTCTGCCAAGAACGGAGCTTACGATGTGAACCGTGGTTACGTAGTGGCTCTGGACAGTGGAGATACAGGAGTGGTATTCAATGCAGATACCATGCAGCTTTCCGGTGCTTGGCTTAATGGTGGAGGTGTAGCCTTCAAAGGCCTGCCATTCCAGTCCGGTCATGGTGCAACACCTGTGTGGGATGAGACCCAAGCGCTTTTCTCCTCCAAGAACGCTCCGGGCTGGCTATCTCCTGACGGCAAATGGGATGACCCTCGTGCAGGTGGTGGCACGCCTCCATTGGGAACGCTTCCGAAGGATTGGGCGAAGTTCAAGGGCTACTATGTGTGCGGGAAAGATGTTGTTTTTTCCTATAGTGTGGATGAGGCAGACGTGTTGGATCACGCGGCCAAGTTGGATGTGGGGTCAGCAGTAGCTTTGGTTAGAGAACTGAAGTTCAGCGGGCTGAAGAAGGCAAAGACACTAGTCCTGGCAGACGCGACAGATGTGAGTCTCGGTGAGGGTGGGAAAACTGCCAAAGTGGGTGATGTCTTTTTCACAGTGAGTGGCAGTGCTACCCTTGAGAATAAAGGGGGTAAGCTTCTGCTCAGCGTACCAGCGGATAACGCTGAGAAGCTGGTGCAAGTGGTGGTGAATAAGGGTGAAGCTGCGCCAGAAGGTTTGGCGAAGGTGCTGGCTGGACTCAAGCCACTGGATTCCATGCTCAAAGGTGGACCTCAGCGCTACAAGACAGACCAACCGATCATCACCAAAGGTCAAATCTCTGACAAGAAGGACTCTTATGTGGTGGATCGCCTGACACTGCCTAACAAAAATCCCTTCGGCAAGAAGCTGCGTGTGGGTGGTTTCGATTTCTTCTCCGATGGGAAGAGCCTCGCTTTCTGCACTTGGGACGGAGATCTCTGGAAGGCGACTGGCATTGATCAGGATCTCGGCGAACTCAAGTACCAGCTCATTGCCACAGGCCTACATGAGTCACTCGGTTTGACGATTGTGAATGATGAAATCTACACTCTCGGCAATGACCAGATCACCAAGCACGTCGATTTGAACGGAGACGGCGAGACTGATTTTTTTCAGTGCTTCAACAATGACTGGCCGATTAACAAGGGCTTCCACATCTTCAGCTTCGACCTGAAGAACGACAAGGACGGTAACTTCTGGTTCGTACAAGGCTCCCCAGTCCGCTCCGGTGGTCGTGGCTTCGAGCGTATCGCTGCCATGAATGGTAGTATCCTGAAAATCAGCAAGGATGGATCCAAGCTGGAGCAGTTTGCCTCCGGTCTGCGTGCACCCAATGGTATGGGGGTAGGTCCTAACGGAGAGATTACTGCTGGTGACAACGAAGGAACTTTTGTTCCCCGTTGCCCAATCCACTGGATCACCCCAGGTTACTTTGGTGGTGTGGTAAACACCTACAATAAGAAAGAGGAGCTCAAGACTGTGGTTTGGGAAGACAAGAGTCACAAGCACGACCCAAGTGAGATGCCCAAGCCTCTGGCCTGGCTTCCTCGTGACGTGGACAATTCCAATGGCTGCCAGATCTGGGTTCCGAATGACAAGTGGGGCATGCCGAAAGGCCAGATGCTGCACTGCTCCTACGGAACGAGCTCTATCTACACCGTTTATCATGAGACGGTGGATGGTCAGATTCAAGGAGGGGTAGTGAAGATTCCAGTGCGACTGACTTCCTCTGCGATGCGTGCCCGTTTCAATCCTGCAGATGGCCAACTCTATGTGGGCGGCTTACGCGGCTGGCAGACCAATGCTGCAGAGCTAGGTGGAATCGACCGTATTCGCTACACAGGTAAGAAGTTTAATACACTGACTTCAGTCGAGGCTAAGGAAGGTGGTTTGAAGTTAAATTTCAACTTCAAGCTCGATGATGAGCTAGCCGCAGATCCTGAAAGCTACGCAATCAAGGCGGCTAACATAATCTGGGGGCGTGAGTACGGTACCAAAGAATATAAGATCGATGGCAGCGGCGAGGGTTGGTCCAAGATGGAGGTGACCGATGCTAAACTGTCAGACGACGGAATGTCCGTCTTCATCAAAGTGAAGGATCTCAAGCCGGTGCACGAGCTTAAGCTCGACATCGATGTAGAAACCGAGGAGGGCGATGAAGTCTTCTTCCCGACTTGGATGACGATTCACAAGCTTGGCAAGTAG
- a CDS encoding CCA tRNA nucleotidyltransferase produces MTPLEDTAKSIAAELREAGHTAYFAGGCVRDALLGKDPKDYDIATSATPQEVMELFPGSDAIGAHFGVILVRRGGAHFEIATFRNDGSYSDGRRPDSVTFSTPEEDAQRRDFTVNGLFKDPEKDEIIDFVGGQADLAKQTLRAIGDPKARFSEDALRLMRAVRFATVLGFEIEAATWQAICDCNELLKKIAVERIREEFNKIILSPNRAEGVRMLVDSGLIKHFLPEVLDLIGCEQPPQWHPEGDVYTHTMIMLEMLHGTPSLDLCLSVLLHDIGKPATYTYDEEDERIRFNGHDRVGSQMSEEILHRLKYPNDTIEAVSAMVDNHMNFMHVQQMKKSKLKRFMARPNYQDEMELHRVDCASSNGFTENYEFLRQKEEEFDNEPLIPEPLVKGKDLIDMGFKPGPRFKEILEAIQTEQLEGSLTSREQGLAYVRENYEAE; encoded by the coding sequence ATGACACCACTAGAAGACACCGCTAAAAGTATAGCAGCAGAACTCCGTGAAGCAGGTCACACAGCCTACTTCGCAGGAGGTTGTGTACGTGATGCACTCCTCGGCAAGGATCCCAAAGATTATGACATCGCCACCTCCGCTACCCCTCAGGAAGTCATGGAGCTTTTCCCTGGTTCCGACGCGATCGGGGCTCACTTTGGAGTAATTCTCGTTCGCCGTGGTGGTGCACACTTCGAGATAGCCACCTTTAGAAACGACGGCTCCTACTCTGATGGCCGCCGTCCTGACTCTGTCACCTTCTCTACGCCAGAAGAAGATGCGCAACGCAGGGACTTCACCGTGAATGGACTCTTCAAAGATCCAGAGAAAGACGAGATCATCGACTTTGTTGGAGGCCAAGCAGACCTGGCAAAGCAAACTCTGCGCGCCATCGGAGACCCAAAAGCACGCTTTTCTGAAGACGCACTCCGACTGATGCGTGCAGTCCGCTTCGCCACCGTACTCGGTTTTGAAATTGAGGCTGCTACTTGGCAAGCCATCTGCGACTGCAATGAGCTTCTAAAGAAGATCGCTGTCGAGCGCATCCGGGAAGAGTTCAATAAGATCATCCTGTCACCGAACCGCGCAGAAGGTGTTCGCATGCTGGTGGACAGCGGACTCATAAAGCATTTCCTGCCAGAAGTTCTCGATCTGATTGGTTGTGAGCAACCGCCACAATGGCACCCGGAGGGAGACGTCTACACCCACACCATGATCATGCTGGAGATGCTACATGGCACCCCTAGCCTTGATCTCTGCCTCTCCGTGCTCCTCCATGACATCGGCAAACCTGCTACCTACACCTATGATGAAGAAGATGAGCGCATCCGCTTCAATGGCCATGATCGTGTAGGATCCCAGATGTCCGAAGAGATTCTTCATCGGCTGAAATACCCGAACGACACTATCGAAGCCGTGAGCGCTATGGTGGACAACCACATGAACTTCATGCACGTCCAGCAGATGAAGAAGTCCAAGCTCAAACGCTTCATGGCCCGCCCTAACTACCAGGACGAGATGGAACTTCACCGCGTAGACTGCGCCAGCAGTAATGGCTTCACTGAGAACTACGAGTTTCTCCGGCAAAAAGAAGAGGAGTTCGATAACGAACCCCTCATTCCTGAGCCATTGGTCAAAGGTAAGGACCTCATCGACATGGGCTTCAAGCCAGGTCCTCGCTTCAAAGAAATCCTCGAGGCCATCCAGACAGAGCAACTCGAGGGCAGTCTCACATCCCGCGAACAAGGCTTAGCCTATGTCCGCGAGAACTATGAAGCGGAATAG
- a CDS encoding prepilin peptidase, which yields MPFILPWSHPLYAISAFLLGACVGSFLNVVIYRLPRGLSVNEPKRSFCPKCKYQIPMSQNIPLVTWLIQRGKCASCKGSIPVRYFLVELLTALVWVGCWYWFDHPGVAFFWMVISSILIVITAVDAELMVIPRELTITGTAIALLGAALMPTELMGEAIWWRGLLKAGFGLALGWCGLWAIVLLGKVMFGSRKFEFTEEVEWMLKEPVEDDEELCYVINGESIGWSDIFFRKTDKLIMSEVGVIRVDGVERKVKEVVIHENYVLADGERLDIERLKSLDGTVKKAVIPREAMGMGDVDLLGMLGACLGATALLPVIFIACIFSLLLALVARVGLGKHMPFGPSIIFGAVVWLLYGEPLANWYKSVMGL from the coding sequence ATGCCATTCATCTTACCATGGAGTCACCCCCTGTACGCCATATCAGCATTCTTACTGGGAGCCTGTGTGGGTTCGTTTTTGAACGTAGTAATCTATCGTCTACCGAGAGGGTTGTCGGTCAATGAACCCAAACGATCTTTCTGCCCGAAGTGCAAGTACCAGATTCCGATGTCGCAAAACATTCCGCTCGTCACGTGGCTCATACAGAGAGGAAAATGCGCGTCTTGTAAAGGGAGTATCCCTGTGAGGTATTTTTTGGTGGAGCTTCTTACGGCGCTCGTCTGGGTAGGTTGTTGGTATTGGTTTGATCATCCAGGTGTCGCCTTCTTTTGGATGGTCATCTCATCCATACTCATTGTGATCACGGCAGTTGATGCTGAACTCATGGTCATTCCGCGTGAACTCACGATCACGGGTACGGCTATCGCTCTACTGGGAGCGGCTCTGATGCCGACCGAACTTATGGGGGAGGCCATTTGGTGGAGAGGTTTGTTGAAGGCAGGCTTTGGTCTGGCGCTTGGATGGTGTGGCCTATGGGCGATTGTCCTATTGGGTAAGGTGATGTTTGGCTCCCGCAAGTTCGAGTTTACAGAAGAGGTGGAGTGGATGCTGAAGGAGCCAGTGGAAGATGATGAGGAGCTTTGCTACGTAATCAACGGTGAGTCTATCGGTTGGTCAGATATCTTCTTTCGCAAAACTGATAAGCTCATAATGAGCGAAGTCGGTGTGATCCGTGTGGATGGGGTAGAGCGCAAGGTTAAGGAGGTTGTGATTCACGAGAATTATGTCTTAGCAGACGGTGAGCGCCTGGATATTGAAAGACTCAAGTCGCTCGATGGTACGGTTAAGAAGGCGGTCATCCCGCGGGAGGCTATGGGAATGGGGGATGTTGATTTGCTGGGTATGTTGGGAGCTTGCTTAGGTGCGACGGCTCTTTTGCCAGTCATCTTTATCGCCTGTATCTTTAGTCTATTGTTAGCGCTTGTTGCTCGAGTCGGACTAGGGAAGCACATGCCCTTCGGTCCAAGTATTATTTTCGGAGCCGTTGTGTGGCTGCTTTACGGTGAGCCGTTGGCGAATTGGTATAAGTCTGTAATGGGGCTCTGA
- a CDS encoding histone: MAAKKTTKRKTVAKKAAKKVAKKPAAKVAKKAAPKKAAKKPTTKKAAKKVAKKPAKKAAKKKVAKKAAPKKAAKKTATKKKAAKKVAKKTVKKATKKAAKKTAKKATKKKAVKSAAKKSKSTTKVTKKAKKAAKKKVTKKAAKKTAKKKVAKKTAKKVAKKPAKKAAKKKVAKKVAKKTAKKAAPKKAAKKKAVKKATKKATKKASPKKAAPKKTATKAAAKPAKKAAAPKKPAKKKAAPKKAAKKK, encoded by the coding sequence ATGGCAGCAAAGAAGACAACCAAGCGCAAAACAGTCGCTAAAAAAGCAGCTAAGAAGGTCGCTAAAAAGCCCGCCGCAAAGGTAGCTAAAAAAGCCGCCCCTAAAAAAGCAGCTAAAAAGCCGACCACCAAAAAAGCAGCCAAGAAGGTTGCTAAAAAGCCAGCCAAGAAGGCAGCTAAAAAGAAAGTAGCTAAGAAAGCAGCTCCTAAAAAAGCCGCCAAGAAAACTGCTACTAAGAAGAAGGCAGCTAAGAAAGTAGCCAAGAAGACTGTAAAGAAAGCCACCAAGAAGGCGGCTAAGAAGACAGCCAAGAAAGCTACCAAGAAAAAAGCAGTCAAGAGCGCAGCCAAGAAGAGCAAGTCTACCACCAAGGTGACTAAGAAAGCTAAGAAGGCAGCGAAAAAGAAAGTGACCAAAAAAGCAGCTAAAAAGACTGCCAAGAAAAAGGTCGCTAAGAAAACTGCAAAGAAGGTCGCCAAGAAGCCTGCAAAAAAAGCAGCTAAGAAGAAGGTCGCCAAAAAAGTAGCGAAGAAAACTGCAAAGAAAGCCGCTCCTAAAAAAGCAGCCAAGAAGAAGGCAGTAAAGAAAGCTACGAAGAAGGCCACCAAGAAAGCTTCACCAAAAAAGGCAGCCCCTAAGAAGACAGCCACGAAAGCCGCTGCAAAGCCTGCGAAAAAAGCCGCAGCTCCAAAAAAGCCAGCGAAGAAAAAAGCCGCTCCTAAAAAAGCAGCCAAGAAGAAGTAA